One Jaculus jaculus isolate mJacJac1 chromosome 4, mJacJac1.mat.Y.cur, whole genome shotgun sequence genomic window, tctctctccctctatctgtctttctccctgtgtctgttgctctcaaataaataaataaataaaaattaaaaaaaaaagaatgtctaaaATGGCACAGTTAAGAAAAGTGGGGGGGAACTGAGTTATGTGATACAAACTCAGAGGCAACCTCCTCCCATTCTTGTGCACTTTCTCTGATATAATCTGAAGCTGCAGGAGCATGGACAAAGAGCACAAAACACAGCCCGGAAAACAAGGTTCACACATAAGGCGTGAGGTGCATGGAGGATGTAATTCAAGAAAGCACCTTGAATTAGtggctgagccatcgccccagccccatgTAGAATTTAAATAATTCAGATTCCAATGTTTTCTtcaggggttttgtttgtttgtttgtttgttttaatttttttaatctttatttgtttatttgagaatgacagacagagagcgaaagaggcagagagagagaggaaaagagaatgggtgcgccagggcctccagccactgtaaacgaactccagacgcgtgcgcccccttgtgcatctggctaacgtgggtcctggggaatcgagccttgaaccagggtccttcggcttcacaggcaagtgtttaaccactaagccatctctccagccctgttttgtttcttgaggtagggactcaccctagcccagtctgatttggaattcactatatagcctcagggtggccttgaactcacagtaatccccctacctctgcctcccaagtgctggggttaaaggcatatgtgCCACGATGTCCAGCTTCTTCAGACGTTTTATGAAGTGAAAAACATATGGCGTCTCCTCTACATGTAATTCAAATTGCAAGAAGGCTAAACAAGACTAAACTATCAAATCACCTTCACCTAAGTCCTACTTTTTTTCTGTAATTAGGGCAGTGTTTCTTCttgaaacatttaatttaattttttttttttttttggtttttcgaggtagggtgtcactgtggtccaggctgacttggaattcactctgtattctcaggatggccttgaactcatggcgatccacctacctccgcctcccgagtgctgggattaaaggcgtgcgccaccacgcccggcctgatgATGCTCTGTGATGCAGTGAAGTCGTATGTAAGTGAGAGACTTACCTGCCAGGCCTCTACCTTCTTGATGTCCGCACAGGACCCATTAGTGAAGAGCCCTCTCCCAGGTAAGCAGGTGTAAATATCTTGCAGGGCGTGAGCGATGGAGTACACGGCTAGGTACACGTTGTAGGATATCCGTAAGTGTGTGTAATCCATGTATGGAGTCTCTACGCTGCTGATGTTCTCGTCCCCCGTACACAGGGGTCGGAAGGTCGTGGAGCTGTTGCTTAACCTGTTGCCACCTTTTTCATGACCTCTCAGGAAGGCGTCCACGGGTGAAGGTCCTTTAGTGCCTTCTTGGAGGTGGCAGTTAAATGTTTCTTCCCAAAACTCCTTGGCAAAGCCATTGTGGACAGACTTCCTGGGATGGACCTTCTGCAGGAATTCCCGGAACCCTGGGATCTGCCCAGCCTTCAGGCCGAATCCGATGGTCCCCCCCACCACGTGGAAGTAGTCAGGCATAGCGATGAGGGAGGAGCTGGCCCACGCTTCGCTGGCCAGCCAGATCTTGCCGGTGATGTTGCGCCGGACAATCTCTTTGATGAGGGGCTCCAGGTCTGGGCCGCTGGAGAAGACGACGATGACCCTGGCTGTGGAGTTCTGGATCACTTCCACCACCTGCCGGATGTCTTCCTCATCGGAGTACTGGGAGATGAGCTCGCTGAAGTCGATGCAGATGTCCCTCTCTTCAGCTTCTTCCCGGAACCTCTCGATTCCTGGGCGGCCGTAGTCATCATCAGCCGCGATGGTGCCCACCCAGTTCCAGCGAAAGTACTCGATGATGTCGGCCATGGCAGTGGCCTGGTGCTCGTCGTTGGGGATGGTGCGGAGGAAGGACTTGAACTGGTTCTTGTTGCtgagcagcctgctggaggaggcataGCTCACCTAGGAAGAGCCAAGAACTCAGGATGAGTATAAGCAAGTGACTGAGTGAGGGTGTCAGCTGAACCTCGGGCTGTCCCCgggggagaaggggggagggTGGAGGTTTTAATATCACACCTTCATCTCACTTATCAAGCTGGCTGCTCTCCACCATGGTCGGGATACAGAGTGAGGCAAACCTGGCTGTTCTTCTACTCCAACGTGAACAAAGCACGTTAGCCTGCTGGGGAGCTTTCTAATCCCCAATGCAGGATTGCTCCTGATGCTACCTTCAAAGTGAGGTCCAAGCCCCAGATTCACCGTACAACAGTGGGATGGGCTTATCTTTCCAAGGAGAATCTTCACACGTCATTTTGTGTTACTtctagctctattttattttctttgagagagagagagagagagagagagagagagagagagagagagaaatgggcatgccaggacctccagccactgcaagtgaactccagatgcatgtgccactgtggtagtttgaatagatggcccccaatatattcagtgttttattagtttgtagtttgcatctgcagccacctggctggaggaggtgtcactgggcagatcttaaggtgtggtggtgggtttgaggttTCAATctcaagatatgcaaagtgtgcctagcttgaGTTTCTGAGGtgagctgtgctgtgtggcttttggcttgtggcttctctctctctctccttggctcTTCtcctgctattatggaacttcccctggatctgtaagcttcaataagcatcccttccttcataactgtgcctggtctggacgttcatctcagcgaacctgaagccgTCTGCTacagccaccctgtgcatctggcctatgtgggtattgggaatcaaaaccaggtccttaggtttcgcaggcaaacgccttaactgctaagccgtctctccagccctctcctagcTTTCCAGAGTCACCTCATTAACTATGATAAGTCCGTGTGTTCAGTTGTTAACATCTTGAGCTGTGTGGCCAGGCTCTGGGCTGAATCTTCTAGTGTAGCTTTACTGTGATGAATGGTTTGTACATATAACCCACCTCTGGGAGAATCAGCTTTCCTATGGCTTGTAAGCCGAAGGCTGTTCAGCGGAGTTCTTGCCTAATGTTGTCCTTAGcttccctcttctccttctccagacATTCTCCCTTGCCCCTCTTCTGCCCGCTCATGCACTTTACAGAAAATTAACCTCAACTGCAGTAATTTATGAGAGCTGCTTTATCCTTCAGCCTCAATCCATCCAGTCAAGATCATTATGCTCAATTTCCCTGCCTGGCACTAATAACAGTGAACATCATTAAATGCCATCTGAGAACCTCTTTTCCCTCCTGACTTCTCAGTGCTTTAGCCTCCAGTGAGCCTTTTCCTTTGTTCAGTCGTGGCTGAAGGCTGAGCCCACTTGCCAGGCCTTTGGAGTAGACCTCTAAAGCCTTATAGAAGCTGAAAACATGACCAAGGAGAAGCCGCGCTGGTGGGGCCCCGCCCTCAGATGCAGGGCTTTGATGTTCACAGATCATTTCCTGAAAAGTGCCCAAATATCATTTCGTACAGTGCTCCCCAACTTACTTTTCACATCATAGCGCGGAAAGTGGGATAGACGGAGGGGGctctctcactagcccaggagGGGATGCTTGGACCTCCCCCAAGCTCagagctggggaagatggctgccTTTTGACTGGGGAGCTTGACCCATTGGCAGCACCCTAGATGTGTCCTCACAGCTCACCAGGCAAGGAGCCTCAAGTTATTAGACCGCTTCTTCTGTCTTCTGAAGAACAaagcatttttattcttttcttaatgacttttttctttttcctaatgatttttaaaacttatttctttgagagagggaggcagatctatgcagagagaacaggcacatcagggcccccagccactgcaaacgagctccagatgcatgcgccaccttgtgcatctggcttacgtgggtattcaggaatcaaacctgagtccttaggcttcacagataaatgccttaactactaagccatctgtccggcccagcatttttattcttagtggaatttctttttctttgctttgcttctcttttcctctctctctttctttctttctttcttttttttggaggtagggtctcactttagcccaggctgacctggaattcactatgtagtctcagggtggcctcaaactcacagcaatcctcctacctctgcctcctgagtgctgggattaaaggcgtgcaccaccacgcccggcctgaaatTTCTTTTACGAAATGAAATAATGCTCAATATTATTTGTTCACTAGTTTCCTGAGGAGTTTTTAAACTTCTTAAGAAAACACTTTGACGAGCTATGTGGGAATGCCTTTTCAATACTTTTCACCAATTGAAATAGTTTTCTatgttcaacattttaaaataaaacttccagTATGCTTCTTTTTATCAATCAATAGATTTCACCATTAAAATGCAAACGGTGCTGGGTCTAGTCTATGAAAAATTTGCCAAAAGGCAACAGTGGTTTTGAGCGTTAATCTAAGAATCTATAAATATgaaactaatttttttcttttatcagaaTAATCATGTCTTGCTCTATTATAGAAATTCAGGGGGTAGGTGGCTAGATGTGATGGTTTATTTGCAAGCTATATACTTTTAAAGACTTTGGAGCTCCAAACAATATGCTTCTGagtcgctttttttttttttgcaaaggcaAAACAGCATTTTGCAAATCTGCCTATTTATTGTTAGTTTCTTtattgtcctttaaaaaaatggaacATCACACAaggataaaaattaaaaccagaatTGTCTCTCATGGTAGGTTCTCATGGAGACTGTATCAAACTATATTTGAACAGTCTCCAAATGGCATATTATAAAATTAACTAAATGCCACTTAGTGCTCTCCTTCAAGAGAAACCCTTAAAGGCACACAAAGCTTTTCTTGTCAGGGAAGGATTTCGTGAATGACTCAGAAAATCGTTCCCACCGCAGTATATTCTGGCTGGTCTGTTTGTTCCAGCCACTTGGTGGCGTGATTGGCACAGGTGATACTGCAGAGCACGTGACTGTCCTGCCCAGCAGTGGCGCCTGGCCCTGTGGCACTGGAGTCTGCTGGGAAGGGTCGAAAGCTCCTTGTTGCCCCAACTTGCCACAGAAGAGAACCCCTGCCACAGACGAACTTTACATGAAGTTCAGTGTTAAACATCACTTCCCATTGCTTTCATAATTCACCTCCAGCTTCACCTTGTCTTTGATTGCAGCTGTGTAGCATTAAAGCCCTCCTCTTTCTTTAGCTGATAGCATTTCTACCACTAGAGTATATTTAAaatactgttgggctggagagatggcttagcagtgaaggcgctgcctgcaaagccaaaggatccaggttcgattccccaagaatccacgtgagccagatgcacaaggtggcgcatggatctggagtatgtttgcagtggctggaggccctgagggtgcgcccattctctttctctctgcctctttctcaaataaaatactgttGCACAACATATCAAATTTGAACATACCCAACACACTTGCTAATGTAGACTTGGTGAGTATATTGGGCACAAAAGCAAAAGAACCAGGGTTTCCCCCAGGGGATCACCTTTAATTCCCCAAAGTAAAGATTTTGTAAATGACTGCAAGAAATTCTCTTGTTACTTGTATGCAAAGGGATTATAGCTAGggccaaaaaaaataaagccttctCCACAAAGAAATGTGAAGTTAGCAACATGAATTTTGGACATTAAGCATTGAAAAATGAAAGTGTGATTTATCACTGAATTTTAAGTTTGATGGACGTCTGTATCACAAGCCGAGTGTCCATGGACACTTAGGTCTCTTCCAGTTTTCACTACAGGAAAGCGATGATGTCACAGATCTATGCTACTAAGCTAAGAAGGGTTTGCTTGTAGTGTTAAAGGGGAAAACCAGGTACAATGGAATGTAAGTTTGTTGTCACTTGGGAGGATACAACTTTGAGTAAATATTTGTGAAAGCACATGCTTCAGTGAATGTTTAGTATTTGAAaacgtgggctggagggatggttcagtggtaaaggcacttgcatgcaacgcctgggctcaattccccagtacctatataaaagccagaagcacaaagtggcacatgtcactggagtctgtttgcagtgtgcaaataaataaatgtttttagaaagtggggctggggagatggtttggcagtgaaggcgcttgcctgcgaagccaaaccACCCTTGTTTGATCTCTCTTtggatcccacagaagccagatgcacaaaggtgaggcaagtgcaaggttgcacatgcccattaggtggcgcaagcatctgatgTTTGATTTccgtgtctgaggccctggcgtaccaaatctctctctctctctctctctaaagtaaaaaatATGGACTTCTTGCCTAgggatgtgaccagctctgcttcccaTCCTTGATGCCATGCCTTCTTCACCATAATGGAATACCTTCCCTAgaaactataagtcaaaataaaccttttccttcctttaaaaaaagaaaatgcaactgTCTCCCCACATAGGCTAAATTCATGCAGGGTGGGGACCATTCATTTGTATGTCTGTAAGCATTTGTCAAAGGAGATAGAATGTTCTCCATTTTTGGAATGTGCAAAACAATGATTAAGAACCCGTCTTGTGAGAAaatatgcttttttgttttcctctctgagctaaactttaaaaatattttacttgtttatttgtgtgtgtgtgttctgtggcacccttgtggaggtcagaggacaaccccaagtttttctttttttttttttttttttttggtttttcgaggtaaggtctcactctagcccaggctgacctggaattcactatggagtctcagggtggcctcgaactcacggcgatcctcctacctctgcctcccaagtgctgggattaaaggcgtgcgccaccatgcccgacgaCCCCAAGTTTTTCTGCTCACCCACCTTCTTTGAGAAATGGTTGcttgccactgcaggtgaacacCAGTCTATATAGCGGGCTCCACTCCCCATTGTGATAGATGCattggaatcacagatgcatACATGcccctgcatctggttttatgtaagtGCTGGGGAGGGTTGAACTTGCTTTGatggtctttgcaagcaagcacttttaattgctgagtcttctctccaggccctccaCTTGAAACTTGACAGTGGAGAGGTAGGAATTTTGAGGAAATAGGATTAGACATGGGTATTTTAAGTTTGAAaattaggattaaaaaaaaacaacaaccatgacatcaaaataaaagagagactgattgagatggggagggatatgatggagaatggaatttcaaaggggaaagtgagggggggaagggagggtattaccatgggatactttgtataatcatggaaaatgttaataaaaattgagaaaaaaaagtaaaaaaaagaaatgtatagaAGAATACATAAAATCTTAAATACATAGTATAATGAGTTACTGTAAAAGGGATgttctcagctgggcgtggtggcgcacgcctgtaatcccagcactcaggaggcagaggtaggaggattgctgtgagtttgaggccaccctgagactccatagtgaattccaggtcagcctggactagagtgagaccctacctcaaaaaaaaaggggggggggatgttcTCATAACCCCACTCAGGTCACTAGAGAACATTCTAGCAACTCTGGAAGCATTGGCTGTCATCCCAGCTATGATGTAATCCATCCCTTGTTTCTCCTTATTGTTTTAACATTGAATTGTGCATCTAAACAGATATGGTTTAATTTCATTTGCTTCTAAAGTTtatgtaaatagaaaaacagcttataaaaaaaaaaaaaaaacagccaggcatggtggcacgcgcctttaatcccagcacttgggaggcagaggtaggaggatcgccgtgagttcaaggccaccctgagactagagttaattctaggtcagcctggaccagagtgagacactacctcgaatcccacccccccccaaaaaaaaaccaaccacacacacaaagaaaactggGATTCACATGATATGGTCTTAGTCCATTTAGGCCATTTAGTCCATTTAGGAAAAGCAGAAGAAATGCCATTTACTAAAGAAATGGACGGGGGAATACATAACTAtatgctttaaataaaaaaacaaacaagcaaaaaccggACAACGACATAGCAGTATCCATGATAGTTATGTTTCAAAGGATCATGGGAGTTCGTCTGCGCTGGTGGCAAGAGATcctatctcgggctggagagacggcttagcggttaagcgcttgcctgtgaagcctaaggaccccggttcgaggctcggttccccaggtcccacgttagccagatgcacaagggggcgcatgcgtctggagttcgtttgcagaggctggaagccctggcgcgcccatctctctctctccctctatctgtctttctctctgtgtctgtcgctctcaaataaataaataaataaattaaaaagaaaaaagagatcctatctcaaagaaggtgaacCACAGACAACAGAGAGCTCTAAGCTGTCCCCTGACCTccccatgcacgtgtgtgtgcgcgcgcgcgcgcgcgcacacacacacacacacacacacactaagataATCTTGGAAGAACAGTGACTGTCTCCTTAACATTAGGATCTCAGAAATCcccaggttgggctggagagatggcttagcggttaagtgcttgcctgtgaagcctaaggaccccggttcgaggctcagttccccaggtcccacgttagccagatgcacaagggggcgcatgcgtctggagttcgtttgcagaggctggaagccctggcgcgcccattctctctctctccctctatctgtctttctctctgtgtctgtcgctctcaaataaataaataaaattaaaaaaaaaaaaaaaaagaaatccccagGTCATGACACGGTGCCCATCTTTTGGAatgcagagaagaaaagagactCGCACTGGTACAGATGACGTCACCCCTCCCCGCTTGCTTCTCCCGTGCCTTGCCTCTGGTGCCCGTCTAGGCAGCAGTGCCCAGTACCTGGGGAATATAGAAGAGACCCAGCAGGTTGGCCACAGCCGTGGAGATGCCCGAGCCGGTTGCCCCGACCACTGCGATTGTAGAAGGGATGTGCTCCGAGCAGTTGCAGAACTCGTCCAGGTTCAAAGAATCAATTTTGTTCTGGGCCAcgaagctcagggtggcctccaaggcCTTGGAAACGGTGTTACAGGTGTCAAATATCCTGTATCCCAGAGTCATGTTGGGAAGAAGGGCCGGGCTGCTGTTGATTTCCTCTATGGCGAAGATCATTGCTTGTAACCAGCGAAACCCACGGAAATTATACCTAGAAGAAAGAGGTGGAAGGAAACGAGAGGCTCTGGTCAGTTGCTGCCATAAGGATGGGCAGGACTGAGCTTGAATCTGCtaatcttggatttttttttttggttttctgaggtagggtctctctctagttcaggctgaccatgtagtctcagggcagccttgaattcaaggtgatcttcctacctctgcctcccaagggctgggattaaggtatgcaccaccatgcccggctatccttggatttttttgttgttcatttttatttatttacttgagagcaacagacataaaaagaggcagatagagagagaatgggcacgccagggcctccagccactgcagatgaactccagatgtgtgcgcccccttgtgcatctggcttacatgggtcctggggaatcgagcctcgaactggggtccttaggcttcccaggcaagtgcttaactgctaaaccatctctccagccctatccttggatttttaaattttattttacagagagagggagggggagggaattggcatgccagggcctcagctacagaaatggaactccagaccattgtgccacctagtgggcatgtgtgaccttgcgcttgcatttgtgtgtctggcttatgtggggatctggagagttccaagtgggttcttaggcttagcaggcaagcgccttaaccgctaagccatctctctagccccattattttttaaattatttttttggccCATGGATTTTGTGATacgctgctatttttttttaattttttatttttttatttgagagcgacagacacagagagaaagacagatagagggagagagagaatgggcgcgccagggcttccagcctctgcaaacgaactccagacgcgtgcgcccccttgtgcatctggctaacgtgggacctggggaaccgagcctcgaaccggggtccttaggcttcacaggcaagcgcttaaccgctaagccatctctccagccccacactgaaTAATTTGTAGATGCCCCCTTAGCATAAAATTTGCAGTAGCTGAGCTGACAAAAGTAATACATAGTTGgaccagtgacacatctccacaAAGACTGTGAGTTTAAGATAGCCTTGGGCTACATAGGAAgtccctgtctgaaaaaaaaaaaagaggatctatGGAACTACAAATAAATTAGGATATCGTAAATTTAGATTATGACATCCCTGGATgttaaaggggaaaaagaaatcctttcctaaataaacaaacagaaaacacatgAAGATCGCCTACAAATGATGGTCATTGTccggtgtggtggcccacgcctttaatcccagcactggggaggcggaggtaggaggatcaggattgttgtgagttcaaagccagcctgaaactacctagtgaattacaggtccgCTCTGGGCTAGACCTCAGTgaaacctgaccttgaaaaaccaaaaataaataagtaaataaaaacaagccaaccaacaaaaagaaaagaaaaacaattgcaCATAACCTCACCAATTATCTAACAGTGAAAATTAGTTggcttaaaagaaaacaaaaacaattgcaAATAACCTAACCAATTATCTAACAATGAAAATTAGTTGgcttaaaagaaagcaaaaaccaggcatggtggtgcgtgcctttaatctcggcacttggggatggggcagaggtaggaggatcactgtgagttcgaggccaccctgagactacatagtgaattccaggtcagcctgggccagagcgagaccctacctggaaaaaaaaaaaaaaaaaaaagagggtggtgGGATGATGAGCCTTAAAAATTGAATGCTTTGGGCTTAGTTATAATTTTTGTTGAAAAATAAACACGTACTGCTTTTCAAAGGACACTAGTTTAagtaaaaatcaagacaataaaaaaggcaataggGTCAGTGACAATTTTCATTCTCGCAGCACTTGGCTTAGAG contains:
- the Casr gene encoding extracellular calcium-sensing receptor, which produces MVGYSSCLVLLALACLHASAYGPDQRAQKKGDIILGGLFPIHFGVAAKDQDLKSRPESVECIRYNFRGFRWLQAMIFAIEEINSSPALLPNMTLGYRIFDTCNTVSKALEATLSFVAQNKIDSLNLDEFCNCSEHIPSTIAVVGATGSGISTAVANLLGLFYIPQVSYASSSRLLSNKNQFKSFLRTIPNDEHQATAMADIIEYFRWNWVGTIAADDDYGRPGIERFREEAEERDICIDFSELISQYSDEEDIRQVVEVIQNSTARVIVVFSSGPDLEPLIKEIVRRNITGKIWLASEAWASSSLIAMPDYFHVVGGTIGFGLKAGQIPGFREFLQKVHPRKSVHNGFAKEFWEETFNCHLQEGTKGPSPVDAFLRGHEKGGNRLSNSSTTFRPLCTGDENISSVETPYMDYTHLRISYNVYLAVYSIAHALQDIYTCLPGRGLFTNGSCADIKKVEAWQIEEFWLRLRGHDVMMVKYEVLSQRNKATVLG